The following coding sequences are from one Nilaparvata lugens isolate BPH chromosome 4, ASM1435652v1, whole genome shotgun sequence window:
- the LOC120350786 gene encoding nose resistant to fluoxetine protein 6-like, with the protein MVSTLVSPYNSSETGLQFQLKMEPKPCETRNTEHNYYNQTLFLILFGTVLWLVSHSTIVDIINGFHSQATESPKTEMMLNKMFMAFSLKRTVPFLLDASEPGELKCIHGLRFYFSLLIYLLHKAVFLMFVPVINRISVAEMMENEASMIIRVVWNCVDTFVLISGLLTSYFTIKKLKNGGRMNILQMYIQRYIKFTPVFLMTLLSFTFFAKRLSSGPLMISVGNHFLDGCENIWKSVFYVSNFDGINNMCYPPAHQLITDFQMYLMSPIFIFALYKWKNVGLAGCAATLVLLTLYKGAVVYYYKYSTLLFYGISVSMIGDGGDDIYLNPIHRLTPYLIGVMFGYFLQEMKPQHKKLSWEKQLIGWSGCLVCLYYAYFAMAKAAKRGYTYSESEAALFGMAQPLLWCPAICWIIYACQTQQAGVVSKMLEWKGFVIFSRISYPFYLVQIMIIFWSVTDVKAPQQRSLLYFIDLNEFAGLIVLSAIFSLFFLLPLKDLFNSVKGAKATKTAVKVMEDTQTAEKSNSSPVAEEDINHNEKGKNHLQEKDENGKNLFKLKEPTERVDFTNLIENAVQENFKF; encoded by the exons ATGGTGTCCACTCTTGTGTCTCCCTACAACTCATCCGAGACTGGCTTGCAGTTCCAGCTCAAAATGGAGCCGAAACCTTGCGAAACCAGGAACACCGAGCATAACTATTACAACCAAACGCTTTTCCT AATTCTGTTTGGAACTGTGCTATGGCTGGTGAGTCATTCAACTATTGTGGATATTATCAATGGGTTCCACAGTCAAGCAACAGAATCTCCCAAAACAG aaatgatgTTGAATAAGATGTTTATGGCGTTCTCTCTGAAACGTACTGTACCTTTCCTATTGGACGCATCTGAGCCCGGAGAGCTGAAATGCATTCATGGCTTGAGATTCTACTTTTCTCTCCTTATCTACTTGTTGCACAAAGCGGTCTTCCTCATGTTTGTGCCTGTCATTAACAGGATATCTGTTGCTGAg ATGATGGAAAACGAAGCTTCTATGATAATTCGTGTTGTTTGGAATTGTGTTGATACATTCGTTCTTATAAGCGGTCTACTTACATCCTACTTCACCatcaaaaaactgaaaaatggcggtagaatgaatattttgcAAATGTACATACAACGATATATCAA ATTCACTCCAGTGTTCCTGATGACTTTGCTGAGTTTTACTTTCTTTGCAAAACGGCTGTCAAGTGGACCCTTGATGATCAGTGTTGGAAATCACTTTTTGGATGGATGTGAAAATATTTGGAAATCAGTATTCTATGTTAGCAACTTTGATGGCATCAATAATATG tgTTATCCACCTGCCCACCAACTCATAACCGACTTTCAGATGTATCTGATGTctccaattttcatttttgcGTTGTATAAGTGGAAAAATGTGGGGTTAGCAGGTTGTGCGGCCACTCTAGTACTACTAACTCTCTACAAAGGAGCCGTCGTCTACTATTACAAGTATTCTACGCTGCTTTTCTATGGAATAAG TGTGTCAATGATTGGAGATGGAGGAGACGATATTTATTTGAATCCTATCCACCGACTAACGCCCTACCTGATTGGTGTCATGTTTGGATATTTTCTTCAGGAAATGAAGCCCCAGCATAAGAAATTGTCTTGG GAGAAACAGCTGATCGGTTGGAGTGGCTGTTTGGTGTGTCTGTACTATGCTTACTTTGCAATGGCGAAGGCAGCTAAGCGGGGATACACATACAGTGAGTCGGAGGCCGCTTTATTCGGAATGGCTCAGCCCCTGCTTTGGTGTCCGGCCATATGCTGGATCATTTATGCCTGTCAAACTCAACAAGCTG GTGTggtgagcaaaatgctagaaTGGAAAGGCTTTGTCATTTTCAGCCGGATATCTTATCCATTCTATTTGGTTCAGATAATGATTATATTTTGGAGTGTCACTGACGTTAAGGCACCTCAGCAACGGTCACTCTTATATTTT ATTGATCTCAATGAATTCGCAGGACTGATTGTTTTATCGgcaattttctctttattcttccTTCTGCCTTTGAAAGATTTATTCAACTCTGTTAAAGGAGCTAAAG CTACAAAGACAGCTGTAAAAGTAATGGAAGACACTCAAACAGCAGAGAAAAGCAATTCCAGTCCAGTAGCAGAAGAAGATATAAATCATAACGAAAAAGGTAAAAATCATTTACAAGAAAAGGACGAGAATGGTAAGAATCTATTTAAACTAAAGGAACCAACAGAAAGAGTAGATTTTACAAATTTAATTGAGAATGCTGTgcaagaaaatttcaagttttga